ATCTCGTGATTAGTAAAACCACCGATCAATTACGGCACCGGAGGGGTTGAAAGCCCGACTACTACATCTGGAAGCTGTTCATCAACTTTCAGATCGAGGTTCTTCATCAATGAGAGCAAATAGCTCCTAATTTGGTGAAGATTCACGTCTACTTCATCTATATCAACTCATCTATGACTACAGAGGCAGCTAATGATATCTACAACCTCTGGTCAGTTTAATTTCATCTAATTCTGCGTTAAAATTTAAGATTAATTAATTTCCAACAAGGACTGCTACAAAAAATAGGAATGCAGCTGATTCTAGCTGGCAGCAACATTTAAGTCTTACAAATGGGGCGAGGGCTCTCTCCACcctattttttttttaaaaaaaagtaaTAGGAAGGCAAGCGTCTCGAATTTAGGATAGATGAGTCATCCCAGAGAGTAATCTGGAGTTCTGTGTGTGCTAGCCCAGTGtcgaaaggaaaggaaaaattCTACTACAATCTTCAAAGCTGAGCATACAAAGCTACAGATCTGTAGATTAAATGTTATGGTAGAAGAACAAATGCTTGTGCTGACCTCCATGTTCCCAAACATATATATACGAGTGACACGGCAGCTAGGTTCATGCATTTGCAGGGCCTTAACACTCTAGTCTAATCTGCAGATCTATTCAGCTAGAATAGTAGATGAAGAGAGATACTCCGTGGTGGAATCCAAGGAGTGGGAACGCAGGGTATCGGGAAATTAAAGAGTTGTGCGGTTCTGCAAGTTGCAATATGGTTTCTCCGCTATTCAGTTCCTCCCTGAATCTGCGGATCATCATGACTGCCTTCATCAGCGTCAGGCTTGTATTGTACTAGTTCCCTGAAAGGAGGCAAGATTAGTGAGATTTTGACAATTAGCAATCTTCACACATTCAACAAATACGAACTGGCGTTCCATCAATCTTTTCTTCAATGTGGTGATCAAGTCTGAGGCTGATACTTGCTATAAGAACTTGACTGTGCATGGTCGCAGAGCTGAAATAattattttttctaaaaaagaTCAATCTTTCCTTTACATCTGGATCTAGTCGACCCAGCTGTTATTTTTTTTTCCTGAAAGGATTCGACCCGGCTGTTATACAGTAGGCAATAATTAGGATGTCTAGTGTAAGCTTAGAGTCCCTCCCATTTGCATGGTAACAGCGCTGTCGTATAATAACCAAATAGTCGGTGTAACATGATTATCCGGATCTTCTGCGCTGACGTGGAACTCTGCTCATAGTGCAATGCTCTGTAAAAACAGAGTGGGACTTGAGGTTCCTCACGGGCGGGGGGTGTGCGTGAAAAAATGATGACTGGAATGAAGCAACAAGCCTATTGCGTTCTCCCAGGTCATTCGTCTACGTCGAACCACGAATGCGTTCCCAGCCGGAAGCATGGCGGTGGCACGATGCCCGACAGTATTCGGACATGGTAACCTATATCCTGTAGCCTTCCATTTCTACAGCATAAGCTAGGAGGGTATTTCTTTCAGCTAATTTTTCCCGGTCCCAGTGGTGTGGCATGCAAACAGATCTGAACGGATGGCTCCAAGGAGAAGCAACGCTAGCTAAGAACTCAAAATTATAATGGCACTATATAAGGATGGCATGCAATGCAATGTTTATTATTGCTCGGTGGGTGTAACTTTTACACGTGATAATGTGTGGATATCGAATTTTTATTGCATTCAATTATACAGATATACGCTGCCTACAATATGAAATCATTCGATATTTCAGCATTCATGTGCTATTGCTACTAAGTAGAGACTCATATTGGCGGTTCACGTTAATTATGCGCTAAAAGCACTGCTACAAAAAATGATTTCCAGAAGCGTCTGGTTTTCTTTGTAGGAGCGGATAAAAGGTTCATATGCCCTTTCTGGATTCCACACACTGTAGCATCCGATTCGTCCCTAAAAGTTAATTTCCAAGACTGATCTCCACAACTGAAAATCACCTCAATTTCTACGGGTAGACAAAAACATGGACCGCCCGTAGAAATTTCTAGGCACGGGTCGAGGGGCGATACAAAATATATTTTCAGGGACGAACAGAATAACATGCGAAAGAGCGGACACACCAACTATCCCTACTTTTCACAATCAAAAGTAAAAAAGTAAAGTAGTTGTGTGGTGGGTACGAACCCACACGTGGAAATCGATTTTCAGAGGCAGACACCGCACCCACCCTATAAATGACCATATATAAAAATAGATTTTGAATGTTAAACAAATAGAAAACAACTCAAAAACATGAATTTTTTTACATACCTAGAAGGCAGCCATGTAGTCATTCACATAATTCTGCAATTTATTTTCCTCATACGGTTTATAAGACTCGAACCCACGACCTCCAGCCCGTGTGCCTTATTCTCCAATACACCTCGAAGTCAATTTTGACTATATTAGATATGTTATTCTTTTGTATTAACATCACCCAACCCGAGCGGGTGATGCCATCAATTGTCCCTAGATGTTATTTCCTGGAGCCAACATCTACCCCTAGAAATCATTTTCAAGAGCGCGTGATACCATTACCCATCCTTAGAAATTATTTCCAAAAGTGAGTGACACCATCATCTGCCTCTATAATTATTTCTACattttttattttccttttttcaATATATAGACATATATGTTATATTTTATATTTCAAATAATATACTTCAAAATTATTGAGTGTTTTTTTAAATGATCAAAACATTGCAATCACAATACATATTGCATCCACATTCACATATACTCATACATTCACTTATATTGATGTTTGAACTAATAAACGATCTCAAAAAAATTATCAACTATAAAGTGTTAGATCTGGTTGAGTCCTACAATTTTGATACCATTTGTCTTACTACAAAACCATATGAAAAAGTTAAGAATATATTTACTCGGGACTATTTGTTGGGGCGGGCCACATCGTTTGCTGGGACTATTTCCAGGGGAGGACCATATCAACACCCACACATAGAAATCATTTCCAGAAACCATGTTGGAACAGAACCATGCTCCTAAAAATTATTTCCATTTACAGAGGTGGTTCATCCCACGGTATGACCTTGGAAATGTTCATTTTAAAGGCTGGGTGATGATACCGTCTGCCATAGGAAATCGATTTCAAGGACGGTTCACCTCACGATCCATCCCTAGAATGCATTGCTAGGTGTGGATCAGAAGCTACACCAGGACCTGGCAAACTTTTCGTCTGCCcctaaaataaaaaaaatacgcTTCTATAGATTATTTATGTAGTAGTGAAATTATCATTTTTAGGAACGAGTGATGACGTTATCTACTCCTAAAATTATTTATATTGACAGGTAATGGTGCAACCCATGCTAGAAATATACCATAGGATAAATTAGTTTTTTTTCAAAGGTGCTTGTTCAATTAAGATGTAGGAAGACACTGACATCTCATCTTCCGACTTCGCACTTTTCTTGTcctccttttttctttttcatgtAGTCTCAAGTTCTACGTCTCATTGAAAGAACACGAGAATATACACTACCTTGGTTGAATATATGATAGGCTCCATAGTTGTAAGATTTAAATTTAGTCAATTAATAATATTATTGTAGAAGAACAATACTCCTAACGACCCCTATGTACCCAAATAACTCCAATAGTTCTGTTAGAACATGGTTTCTCCGCTATTGGCTTCTTAGGAGTGGGAACATGGGGTATCTAGAAATATTAACAAAATAACAAGATAGGCAAATGTCAAATGTCGCTATTTGATCACTGTAAATAGCAGTTAGTAAAGCACAATAATACAGAAGTATACATATCTTTCCAAATAATCACAATCCCCTAATAAATTTTAAAACACCTTACAACAGCATACAAGTAAGTTGGTAAATAATAAACAACTCGTGCAGTGTATTCATTGTCCAATAATACCACAACAGACATTGAAATATTTGTTTCTCCAGTATACTGCTCTATTTAATTGTGATCGTAAACAGAATATTTGAATAGAATTATACAAATCTGTGTGCTTTTTAGTTCACTTATGATCCCTTTATGTTGCTACTTGCTAACACGAGTGGGTCAATTGCTAAAAACTGCATACTCAGATGCTTAGGTTAACTGTGGTGCAAAATGACCACCTGGGTTCGAGGCATCGACTCCGCGCGGATGTTAATATCTTTTTTGAAGTTATTACAGGAATAAATGATACTTTTCCATTTCAAAAAAATGTTCAGAATTTTGTAACATATTCTGATACTAGATATGCTCGTGTTCCAGAAACGAAAATTTGTTACTGATCCACAAGCACCTACAATAATGTGGACGAGCCTCGAAAACTATGTGTCGCAATATAATGTTGTCCACTGGAAGGCTACTGCAATACTGCATGTAGTGGATCCATTATATTCGGTGCCTCTGATGATTGGTTCCGTTTTATGGTTGGTATATAGAGCATTTTGCGGATGCATGgtcttgttataagaaaatcaTCATGGAGTTTCCTGGGTGCTTATTCTTTTAGTTAATTTTCTCTTTTTTCGAGGGCATCAATTAATTTTCTTCAGATTTTTTTTAGGTACATTAGTTTCTTCAGATCGGTACATTTGTTTTTCGGCCTGATCCGGTTCTCAAAACTGGGCTTTCCATGGCTGTCTGTCCGATCCCAAAACTCAAGCCCAGACTTGCTCCATCTCGGCCCGCACAGACAAGCATAGAACTTGCTGATGTCACCCCAATTTGAAGCGTCGCCGTCGGCGGGTGGGAGATTCGCAGCAACAGACCATCCGCCAGTCAGCAACCAGACGGGATTCCCCAATTCCCACGACAGCCACCACCACTCAGATCTCTCCCGCCTCACAGCGCGCGCCAATGCCAtccgccgacgccgccgacgcgacgcccgcggcggcggcgccgcctaGGGCCGCAATCTCGCACGTCATCTTCGACATGGACGGCCTCCTCCTCGGTATCTTCTCCCGCTTGCTTCCGCTCCCCTGTTTCTTGGCCACCCGATGGGTCGGTCCTTGCTGGTGTTCTTCTCCCAATCTCATGATGGTTTCTTTCTCTGGTCCGGCCGGGCGCGCGCAGACACGGAGGGGTTCTACACGGCGGTGCAGGAGAAGATCCTGGCGAGGTACGGCATGGTGTTCGACTGGTCCGTCAAGGCCAAGATGATGGGCAAGACGACGGCCGAGTCCACGCGCATCTTGTTCGAGGAGTGCGGCCTCACCGGTCTTCTCACGCCGGAGGAGTTCCTCGAGGAGCGTGAGACCATGCTCAAGGAGCTCTTGCCCACCAGCGTTGCCATGCCAGGTGAGGAAGATAGTCTCCCAAACTTCTCTGCCTCTGCCCTCTGGGACGGCTACATTACCAATTTTGCGTGGTTACATATGGTTTGTGTATGCTGCTTAATTAGTGTTGTTTCTTGCAGGTGTCCTACGCTTGATCCATCATCTACATACTAATGGAATACCACTAGCTGTTGCAACAGGGTAACTATTTCTTGACATGTTATGATCTGTTTAGCTTTAGTCTTGTATGCTGTCCAAGTGCTCAAACAACTTCATAAGAATTGGAATTAGAATCCCATGAATGGTCTTTTGTTTGGCGTGCCTTACAGAACCCATAAACATCACTTTGCACTAAAGACTCAAAACCACCAGGAAATATTTTCCCTGATGCATCATATTGTCACGGGGGATGATCCAGATGTGAAGGCTGGCAAGCCATCTCCTGATATTTTTCTTGCTGCCATGAGGAGGTTCGAGGTATTTGAACTAACTGAGTAGAAACAATTATACTTGAATTCTTCCACACCCAAGTGATTGTCTTTCTGCCCTGATGTAAAATTGTGGGCTTTGTCAGTGTGATGTAGGACCCAGTAATTGCTTGGTTTTCGAAGATGCACCATTGGGTGTGGCAGCAGCTAAAACTGCTGGAATGTAAGTGTTCATCTCGGGTTAGGCATATTCAACCTTTTGATGGCAGACTTAACTTTTTCTTCCTTTTGCAGGCATGTATTGATGGTCCCAGATGCACGGTTGGATGTTTCACATCACAAAGAAGCCGACCAAGTTCTCAGTTCACTACTGGATTTCAATCCTAGCGCATGGGGCTTGCCAGTTTTCAAGGATTAGATAATTATCATACTAGATATGTCATGTCTCACCACATATTTGGTGAGATGATGTGGTTGGCATCCTACAATTCATCTATGAATAGTGGCATATTTCAAAAGATTACAAAGGGATAAAGAAAACTCGGGTCTAAGCTAGTAGAAGCATAGGTCGGCTTTACAGGTTTGTTGCTGCTTCAGCAAGGTACAGTATTTTCAGATTCATCATTCATATACATTTTATTTGTCAAAAACGTGAGAACAGTTCGAGCATTCTGGCAGCTTGTTTTGACAGGATATACTGCATACTCCATTCTGTAGAATGGCCCCTATCAACATCTGTtttgacctgaagttttacttTTCCTTTCAAATGAGAAGATACTAGGAAAATACTAGCATAGGTTTGTCAACGCTGGGCAATGCTCATTTTGAGTATGGAGGAGCCTATAAAGATGCCTAGATTCGCATGAAGATTGGGGTGCAAATGGTGTGGATATTTCCAAACCGGCCACCCGACTGCCCAAAGAGGGTCGGATAGTGATGCATAGTTTTTTCTACGGAAATTTAGAGATCTATTCTTTGGGATATTGGATCCAAATATAAGAAAGCAACTCCGTTGAATACCAAATGTCCTATTGGATAATTTGAATAGCTAGGTACTTAGGTTATAGGATTCGAGTAGTAACTTCATTTAAAAAATGAAACTGATCATGTTTATAAATTCAAAATAAATCTAAAAATACAACTATTTCTATCATTTTAACATTTAAGCATAGCTTCTTATCTGAGAAAATTTACAAAAGTTGTAAATGTTAGTGTTTTTGACTATATGTTGATGGCTAGGTATTCCTGGCAAAAATTTCAGTATATAAAGAGCATATTATAGTTAGGCCATTATACACATTGTCTATTATGCTATCTATGGTGACATCGACTGTGTTATAGATAGCAAACCATCTCTACTATTCGAAGAATTGTCTATAACCATTGAAGGCGGCCAAACACAATTAATATCCGTGTGGAATTTAGTGCCCTACTGGTAATAGATTATAAATGACATGGACAGTTCTTGTACCTAGCATTTGATTGGGCataccttataataaatttcaTTTTTGCTATTTTTTGGTTTATAATACGTTCAATCACATTTTAAGATTGGACCATGCAAAAACTGTACAGCTTATGAAAAAATGGAACATATGCATTGACAAAAACAATTATGACATCTTTTCCATAAAACGTTCGATTTTCAGATATGTAATAAGTTACGCTGAAATATATCTACAAGACACAATGAGTAACGGTGAAATTTCTAAGATCGAATTGGCATCCTACACACTAAAAAAAGGTTGGTATATTTCTGAGAAGTAACCATTCAAACATTATTGGTATAAATCAATATTTTTTCTGCTTTAATATCAACATACATGCATGGTAAAAAAAGTTAAACCATGATCACACTGGTGTATTCTCAAATACATCATATCAGTAAATAATGATTTTGACTACACATGCatatactgattaatttctatTGGAGCATCAAGCTCCTGCATCGCTCAACAAAATTGTCTTGACAGTTGCTCACTGCATGACCACGGTTCAGACACATTATGAAATCAAGAGTTGGGTAACACAAATCATTATCAAAAATTGAATGTCATGAAGCGTGCATGATTCCATAGCAACATCTAGATGGCCAAACTGCAGGGAGAAGTTGCTGCTATTCAATTGCCGTCATGCAGCAATCAACTCCATATATAAGTGCTGCTGAATTAGAGACATTTAGGGCTGTTGACG
The Panicum hallii strain FIL2 chromosome 6, PHallii_v3.1, whole genome shotgun sequence genome window above contains:
- the LOC112896194 gene encoding (DL)-glycerol-3-phosphatase 2-like, which translates into the protein MPSADAADATPAAAAPPRAAISHVIFDMDGLLLDTEGFYTAVQEKILARYGMVFDWSVKAKMMGKTTAESTRILFEECGLTGLLTPEEFLEERETMLKELLPTSVAMPGVLRLIHHLHTNGIPLAVATGTHKHHFALKTQNHQEIFSLMHHIVTGDDPDVKAGKPSPDIFLAAMRRFECDVGPSNCLVFEDAPLGVAAAKTAGMHVLMVPDARLDVSHHKEADQVLSSLLDFNPSAWGLPVFKD